TCGCGCGAAGGCGTTTCACGCTTGTGCAAATAGCCGGGTTTCCCTACCCGGCGCAACCTGGCTTATTTTCCGATGCTTATGGCCACAGAGCCGACATGTTCGACCTCGCCGTCAACGACGTCGCCGGGAAGGAGCGGTCCAACGCCCGATGGCGTGCCGGTGAAGATGAGATCGCCGGGCGCAAGCGCGACATTTCGCGACAGCGCCGCGATGATTTCCGGCACGCTCCAGATCAGATCGCCAAGGTCGCCCGCCTGTCGAAGCACGCCATTGACGGAGAGCGCGATGCGCCCCCGCGTCGGATGGCCGATGGCGGCGACGGGGGTGATCGCGCCGATGGGCGCGGAATGGTCGAAGCCTTTTGACATGTCCCACGGCCGTCCGGCGCCGCGCGCCGCCGTCTGTAGGTCGCGCCGCGTCAGGTCGATGCCGGCGGCATAGCCGAAGACGCAGTCGAGCGCCCGCGCCGCCGGAATATCGGCGCCCCCCGCGCCCAGCGCCGCGACCAGCTCGATCTCGTGGTGAAGATTATGCGTCAGCGTCGGATAGGGAATCGTCGCGCCGCTTTCGACCACCGCGTCGGCAGGCTTGGAGAAGAACACCGGCGGCTCCGCGGCCCCGCCCTTGGCGGGGTCCTTTCCCATTTCCCGGGCGTGGGCGGCATAGTTCAGCGCAATGCAGAAGATCCGCCGCACGGGAAATCGGCGCGCGTCTTGCGCGATGGCGACGCTTGGAAAGGGCGGCGGCTGAAAGATAAACTCAGCGGACATTCTATTGGCTTCGCGCTTGGCGGCTGATCAGTCGAAATCGGCGGGATTGAAGCTGCGCAGCGTGCCGCAGAATTCGCAGGTGACTCCGATGCGGCCGTCGTCGCCAATCATATCGCTGCGCTCTTGCGGCGAGAAGCTCCTCAGGAGCTTGTCGATGCGCTCGTTCGAACAGCGGCAGAATTCCTCAAGCGCGCGTTCGGTGAAAACCTTGACGCCGCGCTCATGGAAAAGGCGATAGAGCAGGCGCTCGCTCGACAGCGCCGGGTCGACGAGTTCGTGGTCTTCGAGAGTCGCCGCGAGCGCCTGGCCTTCGGTCCAATGGTCGCTGTCGTCCTCGGAAGGCTCCTCCGCCCCGTCCGGCGCGTCGCCGGGCGGAAGGTCGCGGGCGCGCGCGCCTCCGGGCGGCAAATATTGCAGCAGCAGTCCGCCCGCGCGCCAGCTCGCGCCTTGCGGCGTGACAATTTCGGCGACGGCCAGTCTGACGAAGGACGGGATCTGCTCCGATTGCCGGAAATAGATATGCGCGGCTTCGGCGAGACTCTCGCCCTCCAGTGGCACGACGCCCTGGTAGCGCGCGGCGTCTTCCTCGCGTTCGATGGTGAGCGCCAGATGACCGCGTCCGAACAGCGCCCCCGGCGAAGCGTCGCGTATTTGGGCGACGCGCTCAGCGTCGAAGCGGGCGAAGCCGCGCAGCTTCCCCGGCGCATCATAGTCGACGACGAGCATATCGACGGGACCGTCGCTGCGCGTCTGCAGCTGGAAGCGGCCATGCGATTCCAAAATCGAGCCGAGCAGCGCGGCGAGCGCCACCGCCTCGCCGAGCAGTCGCGCGACCTGCGGCGGGTAGGCGTAATGACTCAGGATGGCATCGACCGTGGGGCCGAGACGCACGACGCGGCCGCGCAGGTCGAGCGCTTCGACCGCGAAGGGCAGCACCCGGTCATCCTCGGAATGGAGCGCGACTGGCCGGCTCGGCGCCGAGCCCCCGCCTTGCGGCATCAGAACTGCCCCGGCGCGAGACACCAGCACAGCACCCCTTTTTGGGCGTGAAGGCGGTTCTCGGCTTCGTCGAAGACCACCGACTGCGGCCCGTCGATCACTTCCGCGGTGACTTCCTCGCCGCGATGCGCGGGCAGACAATGCATGAAGACGGCATTTTTCGCGGCCGCCCGCATCAGTTTCGAGTCGACCTGATAGGGCGCGAGCGCGGCGCGGCGTTGGTCCTCGTCCGCGTCGCCCATCGACACCCAGCAGTCCGTGATGACGGCGTCGGCGCCGTCCACCGCCTCATAGGCGTCGCGCGTCAGATTCATCTTCGCGCCATTGGCTTTCGCCCAGCTGACCAGATCTTCCGAGGGCGCAAAGTCCGCCGGCGTCGCCACATTGATCGTGAAGCCCAGGCGGCCGGCGGCATGCACCCAGCTTGCAAGCACATTATTGGCATCGCCGCTCCAGGCGACCGTGCGCCCTTCAATCGGACCGAGATGTTCCTCGAAGGTCATAACGTCCGCCATCACCTGACAGGGATGCGACTGTTTGGTGAGTCCATTGATGACCGGCAGATTGCCATAACGCGCCAGCTCCATAAGATCCGGATGCGAAAGAATGCGCACCATGATCGCGTCGAGAAACCGCGCGAGCACGCGCGCCGTATCGGCGATGGTCTCGCCGCGGCCAAGCTGCATTTCAGCGCCGGTCAGCATGATCGTCTCGCCGCCGAGTTCGCGCATCGCAATGTCGAAGGAGACGCGCGTGCGAGTGGACGGCTTATCGAACACCATGCCGAGATATTTGCCGACGAGCGGTCGTTCGGCCGCCTCGACGCCTTTGACGCGGCGCGCTTTGAGCGACTTGGCGAGATTAAGAATGCGGCGCAGCTCTTCGCCCGAGTGATCGGAAAGATCGAGGAAGCTGCGCGGCCGCGTCAGCGAATGGGCGGTCATCACGCAGCTCCGAGCTTTTCAATAGGCGCGGCGAGCCGGGCGCATGCCGCGCCAAGGCGCGAGGCCGCGGCCGCGACGTCGCTTTCGTCAATGATGAGCGGCGGCAGAAGGCGCACGACGTTGTCGCCGGCGAGCACCGTCAACAGGCCTTCGGCGCGGGCGGCGGCGGCGAAATCGCCATTCGGTATCCGCATCTTGAGGCCGAACATCAGCCCTTCGCCGCGGATTTCTTCGATGAGCGACGGAAAGCGGTCCTCGAGCTCCGCCAGCCGCTGGCGCAACAGCGCGCCAAGCCGCGCGACGCGCGCCATGAAGCCTTCTTCGAGCACGACGTCGAGAACGGCGCCGCCCACCGCCGTCGCCAGCGGATTGCCGCCGAAGGTGGAGCCATGCGCGCCCAGCGTCATGCCTTTGGCGGCCTCGCGCGTCGCGAGGCACGCGCCGAGCGGAAATCCGCCGCCCAGTCCCTTGGCGAGCGCGACGATGTCGGGCGTGACGCCGGCATGTTCGCAGGCGAGGAACTTGCCGGTGCGGCCGACGCCACACTGGACTTCGTCCAGCGCCAGCAGCAGCCCGCGCGCGTCGCAAAGCTCCCGTAGCCGCGCCAGAAACGACGGCGAAAAGACGCGCAGCCCGCCCTCTCCCTGAATCGGTTCGAGCAGGACGCCCGCCGTTTCTTGCGTGATCGCCGCCTCGACGGCGTCAAAATCGCCGAAAGGAACCTGATCGAAGCCCTCGACGGGCGGCCCGAACCCATCAAGATATTTCGCGTTGCCGCCCGCGGCGATCGTCGCGAGCGTGCGGCCATGAAAGGCGCCTTCGAACGTGATCAGCCGATAGCGCTCGGGCTGTCCGTTCACCGCGTGGAATTTGCGCGCCGTCTTGATCGCGCACTCGACCGCTTCCGCGCCGGAATTGGTGAAAAAGACCAGATCGGCGAATGTGGCGTCGCAAAGCCGCTCCGCGAGCCGCTCGGCCTGCGGGATGCGAAAAAGATTGGAGACATGCCACGGCTCTTCCGCCGCGCGCTTCAAAGTCTCGACGAGATGCGGGTGATTGTGGCCGAGCGACAGTACGGCGACGCCCGCGCTGAAGTCGAGATAGCGGTCGCCGTTTTCCGCAGTCAGCCACGCGCCTTCGCCATGTTTGAATGCGAGATCGGCGCGCGGATAGGTCGGATAAAGCGCTGACGTCAAAAGCCCTGCTCCATGCTCCCGTCGCTGGCTCCGGCCAGAGGAGGCTAAAAAAACAAAGCGCCGCCCGTTTAGGGCGGCAGTTCAGGACGGGATTTTATGCGCGCCGCCCGACGCGGTCAAATCCATGGCGCGGTTCGATATTGGCGTCAAAGCCAGCTGGCGCGGCCGCGCTAGGGTGAGTCCTGCGGGCAACAGTCTCGCCGAAAGCCTGTTGAGAACGCCAGCGCGCGCTTGCCAGCGCGACTCGCGCATGATTCAAAGTAAACAGAAAGTTTCTAGTCAGCGCCCGCGTAGTTCGTTTGGGCGTGTTCTCTCGAGTGTTGATGCGCATCACATCGCCGCAGGGCTTCAGACCTGCGCAGCGGTCGGAAGACATCCGATCCGCGCTCGACCCGAAAGAATGGAGAGCCTAATGTCATGGACCGACGAACGCGTCGAACTGCTCCGCAAGCTTTGGAGCGATGGTCTCAGCGCCAGCCAAGTGGCGGCGGAACTTGGACCGGGCATCACCCGCAACGCTGTGATCGGAAAGATCCATCGTCTGGGACTCGCCGAACGCGCCAAGACGGCGAGCGCGCAGCGGCCGCGCGTCGCCAAGGCCCCTCGCCCGACGCACCCGCGCATGAACGGCGTCTCGTCGCACGGCAATCTTGCGCTCGCTTTCGCGCCGCATGCGCTGGCGGCGCCGCGGCGTGCGCCTGAAGAAGAGGTCGTGATCCCGATATCGGAGCGCGTCACGCTCATGGAGCTCCGCGAATCCATGTGCCGCTGGCCGATGGGCGACCCCACGTCGGCGGAGTTCCGCTTCTGCGGCGGCAAGTCGACGATCGGCGGCGGCCCCTACTGCGCCTATCACGCGCGCGTCGCCTATCAGCCTGCGCAAGATCGCCGCCGCGCGCGCGATCAGTTCAGGGCGCAGCGTTACGCGTGAACCGCATCGGACACGTCACTCGTGTCCGAACGTTTCATCGAAAGAATAGCCCGCGCCGCGCACCGTGCGGATCGGATCCTTCTCGCGGCCGCGGATCAGCGCCTTGCGGAGCCGTCCGACATGGACGTCGACCGTACGCTCGTCGATCTCCGCCGACATGCCCCAA
Above is a genomic segment from Methylocystis rosea containing:
- a CDS encoding fumarylacetoacetate hydrolase family protein; this encodes MSAEFIFQPPPFPSVAIAQDARRFPVRRIFCIALNYAAHAREMGKDPAKGGAAEPPVFFSKPADAVVESGATIPYPTLTHNLHHEIELVAALGAGGADIPAARALDCVFGYAAGIDLTRRDLQTAARGAGRPWDMSKGFDHSAPIGAITPVAAIGHPTRGRIALSVNGVLRQAGDLGDLIWSVPEIIAALSRNVALAPGDLIFTGTPSGVGPLLPGDVVDGEVEHVGSVAISIGK
- a CDS encoding Hsp33 family molecular chaperone; translation: MPQGGGSAPSRPVALHSEDDRVLPFAVEALDLRGRVVRLGPTVDAILSHYAYPPQVARLLGEAVALAALLGSILESHGRFQLQTRSDGPVDMLVVDYDAPGKLRGFARFDAERVAQIRDASPGALFGRGHLALTIEREEDAARYQGVVPLEGESLAEAAHIYFRQSEQIPSFVRLAVAEIVTPQGASWRAGGLLLQYLPPGGARARDLPPGDAPDGAEEPSEDDSDHWTEGQALAATLEDHELVDPALSSERLLYRLFHERGVKVFTERALEEFCRCSNERIDKLLRSFSPQERSDMIGDDGRIGVTCEFCGTLRSFNPADFD
- the argF gene encoding ornithine carbamoyltransferase, with the translated sequence MTAHSLTRPRSFLDLSDHSGEELRRILNLAKSLKARRVKGVEAAERPLVGKYLGMVFDKPSTRTRVSFDIAMRELGGETIMLTGAEMQLGRGETIADTARVLARFLDAIMVRILSHPDLMELARYGNLPVINGLTKQSHPCQVMADVMTFEEHLGPIEGRTVAWSGDANNVLASWVHAAGRLGFTINVATPADFAPSEDLVSWAKANGAKMNLTRDAYEAVDGADAVITDCWVSMGDADEDQRRAALAPYQVDSKLMRAAAKNAVFMHCLPAHRGEEVTAEVIDGPQSVVFDEAENRLHAQKGVLCWCLAPGQF
- a CDS encoding aspartate aminotransferase family protein is translated as MTSALYPTYPRADLAFKHGEGAWLTAENGDRYLDFSAGVAVLSLGHNHPHLVETLKRAAEEPWHVSNLFRIPQAERLAERLCDATFADLVFFTNSGAEAVECAIKTARKFHAVNGQPERYRLITFEGAFHGRTLATIAAGGNAKYLDGFGPPVEGFDQVPFGDFDAVEAAITQETAGVLLEPIQGEGGLRVFSPSFLARLRELCDARGLLLALDEVQCGVGRTGKFLACEHAGVTPDIVALAKGLGGGFPLGACLATREAAKGMTLGAHGSTFGGNPLATAVGGAVLDVVLEEGFMARVARLGALLRQRLAELEDRFPSLIEEIRGEGLMFGLKMRIPNGDFAAAARAEGLLTVLAGDNVVRLLPPLIIDESDVAAAASRLGAACARLAAPIEKLGAA
- a CDS encoding GcrA family cell cycle regulator; this translates as MSWTDERVELLRKLWSDGLSASQVAAELGPGITRNAVIGKIHRLGLAERAKTASAQRPRVAKAPRPTHPRMNGVSSHGNLALAFAPHALAAPRRAPEEEVVIPISERVTLMELRESMCRWPMGDPTSAEFRFCGGKSTIGGGPYCAYHARVAYQPAQDRRRARDQFRAQRYA